The Strix uralensis isolate ZFMK-TIS-50842 chromosome 4, bStrUra1, whole genome shotgun sequence genomic interval gtTCGTCcccttgcccccaccccacccctccgtCCCCTGGCCGCCCGTCCCTCGCGCCGCCGGCGTGGGCTTTACACCGTCGCCCCCAGCATGGCGTCTGTCCCCGTCAGGATCTCGTTCTGGTTGGAATCCAGTCCAAAAAATTTGACCTTGAGTCCGTCGACCGGGTGGACCACGGGCACCAGGGTGATTTTGGGGAAAGTCCTGGTGGCGAGCTCGAAGCGGCTGGTGCTGGCCAACTCGATGGCCAATGCCTTGAGGAAGAGCTTGGCCAGGTGCTTGCCCAGACAGGTCCGTACGCCTCCTCCGAAGGGGAGGTAGTGGAACCTGCCGTCCTTGTCTTCGCTTCGACCCTGCCCAAAGCGGTCGGGGTCGAAGATGTCCACGTCCTTGAAGACGGGGGCAGTGTCGTGGGTGTCCCGGATGCTGTACATCACGCTCCAGCCTTTTGGGATTTGGAAACCCtgaggagaagaaggaaggggtggagaGAAAACGAGAGCAAGTCAACCCTACTATAAagagagagggagcaggaggacGAGATAAAGCCATTTTGCTTTGTCtgctttttcccattttctttggGTTTATTACTCAAGTATGATgcagatttaaaagaaaaccagagagCTCAGTGCTGGGAGATGGGAATCCTGGGTTTACTCCCGCCTCTATCCCAGGGACCCGCCGGATGATCCGTTGCTATTTATTTGCTTTGCGGTCGCTGGCAGGAGTTGCCTACCAGGAACCCCGTGGTGCTCGACTGCTGCCGAGCAAAGGGAAGCAGCTTTTCTCGCGCCCGTGCCATGCCCCCCACATCGGCCAGCCCTCCCCAGAGCCTCCAACCCATGGCTTTGTTCACACCCCGCCGCCTGTCAGCCCCACACACCCAACGCACATGTCAGGGCCTGGGAGATGAGAAACAGGGTGGATTTATCATCCCCTGAGCACTCTAAAAGGTTTCCGACTCAAATCATTACATTAGTAGGATTTACAGCCAGGTCTCAAGATTTTGTTCTGCTAGTAGGAAATTCCAGCCATCGTGGTGAGTAATCTGTCTGTCATGCAGCAGCCTGGAGATGCCCTTTGCAGTAAACCTGTCCCTTGTCACACCCCTGTTCAGATTTTGGTGTCAAACACCATCACAAGTTGCTCTTTGAAGCATCACGCCTGTCTTCTCTTTGACAGCTTGAGTGCATCCCGTCCCTGCCACAGGCCAGATCCCGTCACCCTCCTCTGAATCCAGAACAATTCCACCTCCCATCACCAGCAGGACCAAATTTGTCCTCCCCGAGGTCTCATCTGAGCCAGGCTCAAGCAAGCTTTGCAACAACATGCAAAAGGCTGTTTTGGGGAGCAGCCCTCAGAGATGGCAATACTCACATCCAGCTCAAAGGTTTGCAGCACCGTCCGGTACCCCCCGGAGATGGGGGTGAAGAGGCGAAGCACCTCCTTGATGACACAGTCCAGGTAGTGGAGGCTGTTGATGTTGTCGAGCCGGAGGGAGCCCTCGCAGATGCAGCCGTTGTGGAGGATGCCCTTGCTGCGCAGCTCCTCCCGCAGCTTCTCCAGCACCCGGGGGTGTTTGAGGAGCTGCATGATCAGAGAGGTGCTGGCGCTGGCAGTGGTGGCGTAGGCAGCAAAGATGAGCTCCAGGGTGCCATCCTGCAAGTCAAGAGCAAAGCCAGGGTGAGACACAgaggatggacagacagacagctgcACAGGATGCCATaaggcctttttttccccaacagctCTCCAGCCTGGGCATGTCTAACTGCAGGGTCTCTCCTTGTGCAGGCACAGGTCTTGAACACCCACCACAGGGAGCATCCCGCAGAGCCTTGGAGGATGCTGAGGACACAGGCAGGAGAAAAAACCATGGGGATGGCTCTTGAtggcacatgaaggacaagttATGCCATGACCCTGCTGCAGATAACAACCTGCCAAGGGGTCACATGCCCTGCAAAGTAGGCACCATAAAACTGGATGGGTCAGGGGATGAAGCTGGTCAAGGCTGAAAGCTTCAGCAAACTTGTACGGTCTTCTGGTATTCCCCGGAAACGCTTTTTAGAAAGGGCTGAGCGTGATCTGCAAATAAATATGGCCTGTAGGAAAACAACTGGCTTGTTGGCACCATAATCCACCAGACCAGGATTCACCTGCAGCTCCAACAACACACTGAGGTCCCCCAGCTCTCCCTGGTCATCTCAGATCTGCCCCAAAAAATCCTCCTTATAGCAGCTCATGCTTTGCTCTTCGGGAGCCCCTGCCCTGAGCACAACAAGGACAAGGGGACCATGGGGAAGATCTTTACCTTCAACTCCTGCATGGTGAGTTCCTTGCCATGTTCTTTGCCACTCTCTATCAGGATGTCCAGCGCATCAGCGTAGTCCTTGCCCTGCGTGTTCTGCAGTTTCTCCTGGATGGCTTTCTCCAGCCCCTTCTGCAGCGTCTCACGTGCCCGGATGCCCTGCGGAGCAGGAAGCCATCAGACCACACAGGACACAATGTTAGCACCACCAtccccagcccagcatccccagAGATGTGCTCAGGACATGTCTAAATAATACAACTGCAATTTCAGATGCTCAAAGAGAAGTATAAAGATGTTGAAgttgctccctgggcaggaggagcaagCCCCGAGTGGGCGAGATTACAGGCAAGAGTAATCAGCACCTATGTGCAAATGATAGGTCTGATGTGGGAGCCCCAGTACTGCACCAGTTCACAGGCCTCTACCTCACTCTGGGATGTATGGCAGTCCCTGGGAAAATTATCTCTCAAAGGAAAGTCAATTCATCTGAAAGGATCCTCTTCCCAGGAGCGTAATGGCCTTCCCAAGCAATTTCATCACCTGGTCCCAGTAAAGCAATTCCTATCTGAGTGCAGCTGCACTGGGCTAACCATAATTACCTGCTGCCAGTGCTTCAGGGCTGCAAATCGTTGAGCTCATTCACGTAGTCAAATAACAATTAGAAAATTTGCAGGGATAATCcccaaaataacttttaaaaccCTGTATTTCTGTTACCAAAATTCCCCatgaaataaatacaatttttttgtctatggtttttgttacattttcattttgcatcattCATCAAAAAACTAGAATAATTCTCAGAATGACCCTGCTCAGCCCACTGACCTGTTTcaccctggggacaggaggaAATTAACAGGAGAAGGgtcccacaaattaaaaaatgcagcaaaactgCCAGTTAGAAGTGAGGTAAAATTATGCATTAAATCTGGACAAGTCCTGGCTTTATTCTCTCTTGCATCAAACCACACGGTCCCTAGCACTCTAAAAACCTAGGAATGGATCTTCCCCTCCACTCCACCAAAACAGGGCTTTGTAGCCCAAAATGGACTCAATTCTAGAGGTTAGAGGGTGAGAAAACATCCCACCAAGAACCCGTAAAGGTGGGGATTAGCCACTGCCACATTAACTCCAGATTGATGTTAGTGGCTGGTGGAGGACTCAGCCCAAATCTCTTACCCTCCTGTAGCCGCTGAAGGGCAGATCCACAGGCAAGGAGAAGACGTTCTCCACAAACTGCTGGTAGACCTCGAAGAGGCGGTTGAGTTCCTCGTCGGGGATGCGGAAACCCAGCAGGACACGGATGGCCATGCGGAAGGTGAGCTTCTGGGTCTCATGGTAGACGTTGATGGACTCAGGGTTGCTGCTCCAGGCCCGAAGAGTGTCTTTGATCACCAGTTGGATCTTGGGGAGATAACTCTCCAGTGCCTCATGGCTGAAGATTTTGGAGAAAACCTACAAAAGAGAGCAAGCAGAGATTTTTACACAGCCCCAACACCCTACTCTTCGCCTTCTCTAATAACCAGCTTCTGCCCACAGAAATGGACATCACTTCTGCGCCGAGCAGAAGGCTCATCATCATCCAGAATTCATCATTCAGAATCACTGATTCCTAAAAGAGCTGCCAAAAAGGGTCGATGGAGAAATATCAGCTGACAGTTCCTCTGCAGGCTGatccccaccacagcccccacGAATGACGGGCAATAACAGGGTGCAAACTGGAGTTGGGAGGAAACGCTTCACCCCACACACAGCAGGATGGATGGAGACGGTTCTCCCACAGCTCCATGTCTCATGGCTCCCAATTAGATTCATCCCATGATTTGGATGCTACTTATACGTCGCTTCCATGGGGATTCTCTAGTGTCTAACATTATGGTTGTGCACGCACGCAGACACACTTTTCTCTCAACGGGAGGCATTGGCAGTTTCTCCCACCTATCAACCAACCTTTTTTAAGATATGTAAAAAAGTAACTCATTATTTTGAGGCATTTAGGATCTTTGTGAAATCTGGATGAATTGAGGCAGGGGTTCAAATGGGGAAGAGAGGCACACACGTACGCAGAGGCTGCGATCACACACAGCTTATTTCCTTGGGAAATAGGGCAAAAAAACTGATGTCAGCAGACAGTATTAATTTAAGCTCTGCGAGTAAACACTGCACAGGAATGGGCCTCCCCAGGTCCCCGATGCTAATGGCTCCTTACTCCAATTTGGGCCAGGGCCCGCGCGTTGCACGAGGAGCTCAGCAATGCCAGGAATGTCCCTTCAGCCCTCCCCAGTGCAGCCCACAGCACACGCTTTCATTCGGCATCCCCGCCGCATCCCTCCCAGAGTGCACCGGAGGAAAAagtgctgtttgtttattttttattaacctacacacacacacggggCAGCACGCACACACGCACCGCCACATGCCAGGCCTCCgggaaaatcaaattaaaacagGCTCCCAAGGAGGGAGCTGCAAGTCTGCATAGCCTCCACCGGTGGCCAGTTCCCGGGGGGCCTCAGTGCACAGTGGGGGGGCTGCAAAGTTATCAAACCAACAAGAGGAGAGAAATCAAAGCCGCCCCCTCTTTCCATGAGCGCCGGACTCGCTGGAGCTGTAAATGTGAGAATTTCCTCCGCAGTCAGCACTCAAAGGGAAAGGTAATATTTTCCTGGCTGCGACCCCTCATTGCTAATGCACATCGTTCACTGGGAGTTTGTTTGGTGAAATAACACCTCTGTCCCCTCTCAGCCCCGAGCAGGAGGCTCGACAAGAGCCACTTCATAACAAGCTGCACTCGGGCTGAGCCCCGAGTAAAACTCATCACACAATACACGGTGGGGCAGAGCTTGGAGACTCCCTGTGGAAATACCAGCGTGCAAATGGGATggtgggaggagggctgggagagaAAAATGCAAGCGGCCCGACGGACAGATCTGCCTGCAGACAGACAGCCATCCCCAGATGGCTATGCAGAGCGGAGGCATGAATGAGCGGAGCGGAGGAATGAATGAACGAGCAGCAGGGCCGCGGTGAGATCACGGCGAGCGCGTGAGACGGTGCAAGCTATTTTTAAGCCTGGAAAGGGCAGCGATGCTCAAGCAGAGCTGCCTGGGTGAGGGGGTGAAAAAGCAGCTgcttggaaaagaaaagctgGAGGTGCTAAAGCCGAGTCCCTTGGCTGCTTGGGGAAGGTCCAAattgagctgggagggggccgGTTCCTGGTGGCCATGAGCAAGGACACCAGGTTTTGGTGATGTGCTGGCTGGAGGAGAGCTGGCTGCCACAAGCTGCTCCACAGGGATGGGACAGGACCTCCTGAGTGGGGCTGGCAAAGGGACACCAAAGTCTCCCCATCTGGCTGGCGTCTGCCCTTCATCCACGCTGCGGGGTTTGGGATGAGAACAGAGGCTCCTAGTGAATCGTCTTGCTCTCTCCATACATTTCCCGTGACTCAGTTTCTCCAGCTGAAAGCAAAGCTGGCAAGGGGACAGCTTAGGGGGCACCAAGTCTACAGCCCTGCTTGGAGCCACCGTCCCAGTGGAGGTGGCCCCTGGGGCTCCCAACCTGtcctcccccagctctgcccacaggcAAGGGGCTCAGGGACCTCCTGCACCCCCCAAAGAGAATAATATCCCAAGAAATGCTGTTGGTGCTGCTGTGTAAAATTGCTGGAGCAGTACAGAGAACCAGTCCAGGGCCGGACCCCCACCCCACAGACCACGCCAGACTCCGATGAGGAGAGTGCCCAGCCCAAGGAGTGATCCTCAGTGAAGGCGCAGAGGAGGGGACCCTCAGAAGAGAAGACTGAGCCCCCATGGAGGTCAACACACCACCTGCCCAGCCTGAAAAAGGGAGAGCATTTAGCActggggggctggggcgggggggggatttttttctttttttgcccttttttgaGCTGTCCTTGTGCTATCAGGttcctccagccccagccagctGCACCCCACGTCTGACGGAGCCTTCAGCTCCTGGCCACAGGGCCAGCCAACATCGCGAGCCCCGGCCACACCGCCGGCTTGTTGCAACGTCCCGTCCGCTCGCCGCCGCTACGCTCCACACCGCCTAATCCCAGATGTCAGCGGATCCTTCCCCAGCCAGACACAAGTCTGGATCCCCTTCCAGTCACCTCCAGTTCAACCCTGCATCTTTCCAGTtgattaaaaaggaggaaaaggcagcCAACTTTCCCTGACAAACCTCCACGCGTTTCTAGCCTAAAATTCCTGCGCCCTCTAGTGAAGCCGAGTCGAACGTCTCGGCCGCTCGCCGGAGCAAAACCAGGCAAAGTCAAGGAGCATCGGTGCAAAAAAAGTTGCTCCAGAGCTTCCAAGAGGCAAAC includes:
- the CYP26B1 gene encoding cytochrome P450 26B1 produces the protein MLFASFDLVSALATLAACLVSLTLLLAVSQQLWQLRWAATRDKTCKLPIPKGSMGFPLIGETFHWLLQGSCFQSSRREKYGNVFKTHLLGRPLVRVTGAENVRKILMGEHHLVSTEWPRSTRMLLGPNTVANSIGDIHRHKRKVFSKIFSHEALESYLPKIQLVIKDTLRAWSSNPESINVYHETQKLTFRMAIRVLLGFRIPDEELNRLFEVYQQFVENVFSLPVDLPFSGYRRGIRARETLQKGLEKAIQEKLQNTQGKDYADALDILIESGKEHGKELTMQELKDGTLELIFAAYATTASASTSLIMQLLKHPRVLEKLREELRSKGILHNGCICEGSLRLDNINSLHYLDCVIKEVLRLFTPISGGYRTVLQTFELDGFQIPKGWSVMYSIRDTHDTAPVFKDVDIFDPDRFGQGRSEDKDGRFHYLPFGGGVRTCLGKHLAKLFLKALAIELASTSRFELATRTFPKITLVPVVHPVDGLKVKFFGLDSNQNEILTGTDAMLGATV